One region of Streptomyces sp. CG4 genomic DNA includes:
- a CDS encoding RDD family protein codes for MSSEPPPGSGEQPPEDDPFRKRPPSDQGSGSPYDTPSGGAQQPPPPGGGGPQPPPGGPQPPPPPYGGQQPPPPYGGGQPPPYGGGPYGGGPGGYPGDPLAGMPPLADSGRRTLARIVDMILVGIVVWLLTWAFGVREYQVNGDHVEVGKSVGQSVIAAVLYVAYDTSMMSKYGQTLGKKWLNMRVANLDNGATPSVQTNLIRALVLWVPFAFCCACIWTAICGGWSFFDKPYKQGLHDKAAKTVVVTTD; via the coding sequence ATGAGCAGTGAACCGCCCCCCGGCTCGGGAGAGCAGCCCCCCGAGGACGACCCGTTCAGGAAGCGGCCCCCGTCGGACCAGGGGTCGGGCTCGCCGTACGACACCCCGTCCGGCGGCGCCCAGCAGCCCCCACCACCCGGCGGCGGGGGCCCGCAACCGCCCCCCGGCGGCCCGCAACCGCCCCCGCCCCCCTACGGAGGCCAGCAGCCACCACCCCCCTACGGCGGTGGCCAGCCTCCTCCCTACGGCGGCGGCCCCTACGGCGGTGGCCCGGGCGGCTATCCCGGTGACCCGCTGGCCGGTATGCCCCCGCTCGCCGACAGCGGCAGACGCACGCTCGCGCGGATCGTCGACATGATCCTCGTCGGCATCGTCGTCTGGCTGCTCACCTGGGCGTTCGGCGTGCGCGAGTACCAGGTCAACGGCGACCACGTCGAGGTCGGCAAGTCCGTGGGCCAGTCCGTGATCGCGGCCGTGCTGTACGTCGCGTACGACACCTCCATGATGAGCAAGTACGGCCAGACCCTCGGCAAGAAGTGGCTCAACATGCGGGTGGCGAACCTGGACAACGGCGCCACGCCCTCGGTGCAGACCAACCTGATCCGCGCCCTGGTGCTCTGGGTGCCGTTCGCCTTCTGCTGCGCCTGCATCTGGACGGCGATCTGCGGCGGCTGGAGCTTCTTCGACAAGCCCTACAAACAGGGCCTGCACGACAAGGCGGCCAAGACGGTGGTGGTCACCACCGATTGA